A single candidate division WOR-3 bacterium DNA region contains:
- a CDS encoding pyridoxal phosphate-dependent aminotransferase, translating to MVISKRVSQISPSPTLSITAKAKKMKIEGINVIGFGAGEPDFDTPLNIKEAAKEALDKGFTKYTPTSGIRELKEAIIEKLKKDNGLEYFPEEILVSCGAKHSIFNALLTLCEEEDEVILPSPYWVSYLEMIKITGAKAVLLKTDWKNNFKIDPQQLERVITPKTKLLILNTPSNPTGMVYTKKELTAISEILIKRSIFCLSDEIYEKLIYDGYKHVSIASLGGGIKNLTIVINGVSKAYSMTGWRIGYAAGPKEIIQAMSNLQDHSTSNPTSIAQYASIEALRGIQEDLRKMVEEFDKRRRYIVERINSINEVKVIKPNGTFYCWVNVKNLYGKSYNGCLIKDSLSLAELLLSEAKIAVVPGCVFGDDDYIRISYALSMEDIVEGINRFEEFISKLC from the coding sequence ATGGTAATATCAAAGAGGGTAAGTCAGATTAGTCCATCTCCAACTTTGTCAATCACTGCAAAAGCAAAGAAGATGAAAATAGAAGGTATTAATGTTATTGGTTTTGGAGCTGGTGAACCTGATTTTGATACACCTCTTAATATTAAAGAGGCAGCTAAGGAGGCACTTGATAAGGGGTTTACTAAATATACTCCTACTTCTGGAATAAGAGAATTGAAAGAAGCAATTATAGAAAAACTTAAGAAAGATAATGGTTTAGAGTATTTTCCCGAAGAGATTCTTGTTTCTTGTGGAGCAAAACACTCTATTTTTAATGCACTTTTAACATTATGTGAGGAAGAGGATGAGGTGATTTTACCCTCTCCATATTGGGTGAGTTATTTGGAAATGATTAAGATAACAGGGGCGAAAGCGGTTTTATTAAAAACGGATTGGAAAAATAATTTTAAAATTGATCCTCAACAATTAGAAAGAGTAATTACACCTAAAACAAAATTATTGATTCTAAATACCCCTTCAAATCCCACAGGAATGGTTTACACAAAAAAAGAGTTGACTGCAATTAGTGAAATTCTGATTAAAAGAAGTATTTTTTGTCTTTCTGATGAGATTTACGAGAAATTAATCTACGATGGGTATAAACATGTCAGTATTGCTTCTTTAGGAGGAGGGATAAAAAATTTAACGATAGTTATAAATGGTGTTTCTAAAGCCTATTCAATGACAGGTTGGAGGATTGGTTATGCTGCAGGACCAAAAGAAATAATTCAAGCAATGTCAAATCTTCAGGATCATTCAACTTCTAATCCAACCTCTATTGCTCAATATGCGAGTATAGAAGCTTTAAGAGGTATTCAAGAAGATTTAAGAAAAATGGTTGAAGAGTTTGATAAGAGGCGAAGATATATAGTAGAGAGAATAAATTCAATAAATGAAGTAAAAGTAATTAAGCCAAATGGGACATTCTATTGTTGGGTGAATGTAAAAAATTTATATGGTAAGTCTTATAATGGTTGTTTGATTAAGGATTCGCTTTCTTTGGCGGAACTACTTCTTAGTGAAGCGAAAATAGCTGTGGTTCCGGGTTGCGTTTTTGGAGATGATGATTATATAAGAATATCATACGCTTTATCTATGGAAGATATTGTTGAAGGAATAAATAGATTTGAAGAATTTATAAGTAAACTTTGTTAA
- a CDS encoding RNA-binding protein gives MNIYVGNIPWDLTEEELRAAFEAYGKTTTVSIIKDKYTGRSRGFGFVEMPQETEAEAAINGLNGKELKGREIIVNKARPRTQNPRKNRRRGRV, from the coding sequence ATGAACATTTATGTAGGAAACATTCCGTGGGACTTAACAGAAGAGGAGCTTAGAGCAGCTTTTGAAGCTTATGGTAAGACAACAACAGTCAGTATCATCAAAGACAAGTACACAGGAAGATCAAGAGGTTTTGGGTTTGTAGAAATGCCACAGGAAACTGAGGCAGAAGCTGCAATAAACGGACTTAACGGAAAAGAACTTAAAGGTAGAGAGATAATCGTGAATAAAGCACGTCCTCGCACACAAAATCCGCGAAAAAATAGAAGAAGAGGTAGAGTATAA
- a CDS encoding phosphoenolpyruvate carboxykinase (GTP), translating to MKKPLEKWVEEQAELCEPEKIFWCDGSEEEARKIVEIGIEEERIGETPVFQELNHKIWPNAYLHRSHPTDVARTEHLTYVCHPDKETAGPNNNWMHPEEAKEKMRTLFKGCMKGRTMYVLPYMMGHPDSPYAKACVQITDISYVAVSMRIMTRMSKEVIEKIGERDDFVRGLHSVGDFDPNKRFIMHFPEENLVLSIGSGYGGNALLGKKCFSLRIASWLSFQEGWLAEHMVIIGVEDPEGNITYLTAAMPSACGKTNLAMLESALPGYKVWTLGDDIAWLNIGSDGRLYAINPETGLFGVAPGTSTKTNPNVMKTLKAAEFYPTLFTNTALNIDTNEPWWEGLDEKPPKNLLDWRGKPWDSSTGTKAAHPNSRFTVSIYNSPILSKEFDNPKGVPISGIIFGGRRSHLIPLVVEAFDWEHGVFMGAKNGSETTAAAIHEIGVLRRDPMAMLPFCGYNMGDYFQHWLNIGNRLKHPPKIFSVNWFRVDEDGKIIWPGFGENIRVIKWIIDRTKDKVGAKSTPLGYVPYPEDLNLEGLSIPKEKLQKLFEINPSEWGRELLEIKEFFSRFGNRLPNGLWKQYETLKKELGF from the coding sequence ATGAAGAAACCACTTGAGAAATGGGTAGAAGAGCAGGCTGAGTTATGTGAGCCAGAGAAAATCTTTTGGTGTGATGGATCAGAGGAAGAGGCTCGCAAAATTGTTGAAATTGGTATTGAAGAAGAAAGGATAGGAGAAACTCCTGTTTTTCAAGAATTAAATCACAAAATTTGGCCGAATGCTTACCTTCATAGGAGTCATCCTACTGATGTAGCAAGAACAGAGCATCTTACTTATGTTTGTCATCCTGATAAAGAAACTGCAGGCCCTAATAACAATTGGATGCATCCTGAGGAAGCCAAGGAGAAAATGCGAACTTTATTTAAAGGTTGTATGAAAGGAAGGACAATGTATGTCCTTCCTTATATGATGGGGCACCCTGATTCTCCTTATGCAAAGGCTTGTGTTCAAATTACAGATATTTCTTATGTGGCTGTGAGTATGCGAATAATGACCAGAATGAGTAAAGAAGTTATTGAGAAAATTGGGGAGAGAGATGATTTTGTGAGAGGGCTTCATTCTGTTGGTGATTTTGATCCAAATAAGCGTTTTATTATGCATTTCCCGGAAGAAAATCTAGTTTTAAGTATTGGTTCAGGGTATGGAGGTAACGCTCTTTTAGGAAAAAAATGTTTTTCTTTACGGATTGCTTCTTGGCTTAGTTTTCAAGAAGGATGGCTTGCGGAGCATATGGTAATTATAGGTGTAGAGGATCCTGAAGGAAATATTACTTATCTTACTGCTGCAATGCCTTCTGCCTGTGGTAAAACAAATTTAGCTATGTTAGAGTCAGCTTTGCCAGGTTATAAAGTCTGGACATTGGGCGATGATATTGCTTGGTTAAATATTGGATCTGATGGAAGGCTATATGCCATTAATCCTGAGACTGGGCTTTTTGGAGTGGCTCCTGGGACTTCTACAAAAACAAATCCCAATGTGATGAAGACTTTAAAAGCAGCTGAATTTTATCCAACACTATTTACTAACACAGCTTTAAATATTGATACAAATGAACCTTGGTGGGAAGGCTTAGATGAAAAACCTCCAAAGAATCTTTTGGATTGGCGAGGTAAACCTTGGGATAGCTCGACCGGAACAAAAGCTGCTCATCCTAATTCTCGTTTTACTGTTTCAATATATAACTCTCCAATCCTATCCAAGGAATTTGATAATCCAAAAGGAGTTCCAATTTCAGGGATTATATTTGGAGGAAGAAGAAGCCATCTTATTCCTTTAGTTGTGGAAGCTTTTGATTGGGAACATGGGGTTTTTATGGGTGCAAAAAATGGTTCAGAGACAACAGCAGCAGCTATCCACGAGATAGGTGTTTTAAGAAGAGACCCAATGGCAATGCTTCCTTTTTGCGGTTATAATATGGGTGATTATTTTCAACATTGGTTAAATATAGGGAACCGCTTGAAACATCCACCAAAAATATTTTCTGTGAATTGGTTTAGGGTTGATGAAGATGGGAAAATTATCTGGCCAGGATTTGGAGAAAATATAAGGGTTATAAAGTGGATTATAGATAGAACCAAAGATAAGGTTGGAGCAAAAAGCACACCTCTTGGATATGTTCCTTATCCGGAAGATTTAAATTTGGAAGGTCTTTCTATTCCTAAGGAGAAACTACAGAAGTTGTTTGAGATTAATCCTTCGGAATGGGGTAGGGAACTACTTGAAATCAAGGAATTCTTTTCTCGGTTTGGTAATCGCTTACCAAATGGGCTCTGGAAACAATACGAAACTTTGAAGAAAGAGTTGGGGTTTTAG
- the cas6 gene encoding CRISPR-associated endoribonuclease Cas6 gives MRIRINFLPENSLFKIPVNYNYLIQSFIYRNISKNLSDFLHGKGYSLGKRTFKMFTFSRISGKSIYEKETKTLIFKDNFEFWVSSPLSDFLESYATELLKKPELWIGEQRVYVHSIEIGITPTFGEEITVKMLSPITVYRTLEDKIGKKKTYYFHPRESEFSELVSENIKRKYKALYKCQPPSQEFKIIPEKLSKNSEQITYYKNKYVIKGWLGVYTLKSHPEMLKLAWNAGIGAKNSEGFGMFEILNLHGKEGSKSE, from the coding sequence ATGAGAATTAGAATAAATTTTTTACCTGAAAATAGTTTATTTAAGATTCCTGTGAACTACAATTATCTTATCCAGTCTTTTATTTACCGAAATATTTCTAAAAATCTCTCAGATTTTCTTCATGGGAAGGGTTACTCATTAGGGAAAAGAACTTTCAAAATGTTTACCTTTTCAAGAATTTCAGGAAAATCCATTTACGAGAAAGAGACTAAAACTCTCATTTTTAAAGATAATTTTGAATTTTGGGTTTCCTCTCCTCTAAGTGATTTCCTTGAATCGTATGCAACAGAACTCTTAAAAAAGCCTGAGTTATGGATAGGAGAGCAAAGAGTGTATGTCCACTCTATAGAAATAGGTATAACTCCAACTTTTGGAGAAGAAATAACAGTAAAGATGCTCTCGCCCATAACAGTTTACAGAACCTTAGAAGATAAAATAGGAAAGAAAAAAACATATTATTTTCATCCTCGTGAATCAGAATTTTCAGAGCTAGTTTCCGAAAACATCAAGAGAAAATACAAAGCTTTATACAAATGTCAACCACCCTCTCAGGAATTCAAAATAATCCCAGAAAAGTTGAGCAAAAATAGCGAACAAATCACCTATTACAAAAACAAATATGTAATAAAAGGATGGCTTGGAGTATATACACTCAAAAGCCATCCAGAAATGTTAAAACTTGCCTGGAATGCAGGGATTGGAGCGAAAAATTCAGAAGGTTTTGGAATGTTCGAGATCCTTAATCTCCATGGCAAAGAAGGGAGCAAAAGTGAGTAA
- a CDS encoding radical SAM protein yields the protein MFIKLISPRSPVKFVSKREKAINFSRLTLTTIAALFPKEDKIEIINDSIEEINYNEKVDLVGITSITSTAPRAYEIADKFRKKGVPVIIGGIHPSTLPEEAIKHADSVVIGEAEGQIENLIRDFKRGKLKKFYHSKKKPDLTKIHPPRIDLYENKNKYYDEIQMIQTTRGCPFNCDFCSVTNFFGETHRVKPIPIVIQEIKRFKRHTLIFFVDDNIIGNLNYAKELFKALIPLNIKWFGQASITIAKNKELLNLAAKSGCLSLFIGFESVSPSSLKEVGKNINIVENYKESIKIIHDYGIGIIGAFIFGFDSDKKNVFEETVSFIERTQIELPSLSILTPLPGTRLYKKFEKEKRIIDYNWEKYTNGETVFIPKLMKKEELQEGYLWARKQLSSLNSIFKRTFHLRKIAILYIPINLIMRKASLATLKNIEKKSK from the coding sequence ATGTTTATTAAATTGATCTCGCCGCGCTCTCCTGTAAAATTTGTAAGCAAGCGAGAAAAGGCAATAAATTTTTCTCGCTTAACCCTTACAACTATTGCAGCTTTATTTCCCAAAGAGGATAAAATTGAGATAATAAACGACAGCATAGAGGAAATTAACTACAACGAGAAGGTGGATCTTGTAGGCATAACCTCCATAACTTCAACAGCACCACGTGCTTATGAAATCGCTGATAAATTTAGAAAAAAGGGAGTTCCAGTCATAATAGGAGGAATACACCCTTCTACATTACCAGAAGAAGCTATAAAACACGCAGATTCAGTTGTAATTGGAGAAGCAGAAGGACAAATTGAAAATTTAATTAGGGATTTCAAAAGAGGAAAACTGAAAAAATTCTATCACTCAAAGAAAAAGCCAGACCTTACTAAAATCCATCCACCAAGAATAGATTTATACGAAAATAAAAACAAATACTATGACGAAATCCAAATGATTCAAACCACTCGTGGATGCCCTTTCAATTGCGACTTCTGTAGTGTAACAAATTTCTTTGGAGAAACCCACAGAGTAAAACCCATTCCTATTGTTATTCAAGAAATTAAAAGATTTAAAAGACATACCTTAATATTCTTCGTAGATGACAATATTATAGGTAATCTAAATTATGCCAAAGAACTATTCAAAGCTCTAATACCTTTAAACATAAAATGGTTTGGGCAAGCTTCTATAACTATTGCAAAAAATAAAGAACTCCTAAACCTTGCAGCAAAAAGCGGTTGCTTATCACTTTTCATTGGGTTCGAATCAGTTTCCCCAAGTTCTCTTAAAGAAGTCGGGAAAAATATTAATATTGTAGAAAACTACAAAGAATCAATAAAAATAATACACGATTATGGAATTGGAATTATAGGAGCCTTTATATTTGGCTTTGATTCTGATAAGAAAAACGTTTTTGAAGAAACAGTCTCTTTCATAGAAAGAACCCAGATAGAGCTACCAAGTCTTTCAATCCTTACCCCTCTTCCAGGAACCCGACTATACAAAAAATTTGAAAAAGAAAAAAGAATAATAGACTATAACTGGGAAAAATACACAAATGGCGAAACGGTATTTATTCCAAAACTTATGAAAAAAGAAGAACTGCAAGAAGGTTATCTTTGGGCAAGAAAACAACTCTCCTCCCTAAACTCAATATTTAAAAGAACCTTCCACCTAAGAAAAATAGCAATACTATACATCCCAATTAACCTAATAATGAGAAAAGCTTCTCTCGCAACTCTAAAAAATATAGAGAAAAAATCTAAATAG
- a CDS encoding DUF2294 domain-containing protein has product MKKTKGQIEAQISEAITKFEKEYMGRGPKETKTYILKDMVFVRLKGVLTLAEEKLAQSPEGADLIKRVRMQLLENGRTLLEKIILENTGATVKSMHTDISTRTGERVIIFILDKNLEENFF; this is encoded by the coding sequence ATGAAGAAGACAAAAGGACAAATTGAGGCTCAAATTAGCGAAGCAATTACGAAGTTTGAAAAGGAATATATGGGAAGAGGCCCAAAAGAAACAAAGACTTATATCCTAAAGGATATGGTTTTTGTTAGACTTAAGGGTGTTCTTACTTTAGCAGAGGAGAAATTGGCACAGAGTCCTGAAGGGGCAGATTTGATAAAGAGAGTAAGGATGCAACTTTTAGAAAATGGAAGGACTTTATTAGAGAAGATAATCTTGGAAAATACCGGAGCTACCGTGAAAAGTATGCATACTGATATAAGCACAAGGACTGGAGAAAGAGTTATAATTTTTATACTCGATAAAAATTTAGAGGAAAATTTCTTTTGA
- the asnA gene encoding aspartate--ammonia ligase encodes MNLIIPEGYVNHLSLVETEEAIKLIKDYFEVELANQLNLTRVSAPLFVASGTGINDDLNGVERPVDFDLKNFPEIKAEVVQSLAKWKRLALARYGFTLGSGLYTDMNAIRRDEVLDNLHSIYVDQWDWERVISKEERNLDFLKEVVRKIYKVLKETEMIVYKKFPQLQPFLRDEITFIHSEELQERYPHLSPREREDAITKEKGSVFIIGIGGELADGKPHDGRAPDYDDWTTPTSEKTKGLNGDLIVWDPVINKSLEISSMGIRVDKEALLRQLKITNTEYRKELMWHRMLLEDKLPLSIGGGIGQSRLCMLLLQKAHIGEVQCGIWPPEMIRICEENNIFLL; translated from the coding sequence ATGAATCTCATAATCCCTGAAGGATATGTTAATCATTTGAGTTTAGTAGAAACAGAAGAAGCTATAAAGTTGATTAAGGATTATTTTGAAGTTGAACTTGCAAATCAGTTGAATTTAACAAGGGTGAGTGCTCCTTTATTTGTTGCTTCTGGGACGGGCATTAATGACGATCTTAATGGTGTAGAAAGACCTGTAGATTTTGACTTGAAGAACTTCCCGGAAATAAAAGCGGAAGTAGTTCAGTCTCTTGCGAAATGGAAGAGATTAGCTCTAGCAAGATATGGTTTTACTTTGGGAAGTGGGCTTTATACAGATATGAATGCTATAAGGAGAGATGAAGTTTTGGATAATTTGCATTCAATATATGTAGATCAGTGGGACTGGGAAAGGGTAATTTCAAAGGAGGAAAGAAATCTTGATTTTTTAAAAGAAGTGGTTAGGAAAATATATAAAGTTTTAAAAGAAACAGAGATGATTGTATACAAGAAATTTCCACAATTGCAACCTTTTTTAAGAGATGAGATAACTTTTATTCATAGTGAAGAACTCCAAGAAAGATATCCTCATTTGTCGCCACGGGAAAGGGAGGATGCAATAACTAAAGAAAAGGGCTCAGTTTTTATTATAGGAATCGGAGGAGAATTGGCAGATGGTAAGCCACATGATGGAAGAGCTCCAGATTATGATGATTGGACAACCCCTACTTCAGAGAAGACAAAAGGGTTGAATGGGGATTTAATTGTTTGGGATCCTGTAATAAATAAGAGCCTTGAGATTTCTTCAATGGGAATAAGAGTGGATAAGGAGGCTTTACTAAGGCAACTTAAAATTACAAATACAGAATACAGAAAGGAATTAATGTGGCATAGAATGCTCCTTGAGGATAAATTGCCTCTTTCTATTGGGGGGGGAATTGGGCAGTCTCGTCTGTGTATGTTACTTCTTCAGAAAGCTCATATTGGAGAAGTTCAATGTGGAATTTGGCCTCCGGAGATGATTAGAATTTGTGAGGAGAATAATATATTTTTACTATGA
- a CDS encoding ABC transporter ATP-binding protein, translating to MSYVEKVNVLLEIKNLSVEVEGSVLLKNVNMLIKEGETHIVFGPNGSGKTTLVNTIMGLPQYNVIEGDIIYKGDSILDWSITRRARAGIGLAFQHPPSVDGVTLDVLLGAITNNRKISQEIAKKVKMEAYLEREVNVGFSGGERKRNELLQLLAQSPQLVLFDEPDSGVDIDSIKLMIGIMMKLLEKNKPIRERKNGGIIVTHSGQILEGLHADKGYVIVDGKIVCSGPPLDIFDQIKKFGFERCIKEARER from the coding sequence ATGTCTTATGTAGAAAAAGTGAATGTTCTTCTAGAGATTAAGAATCTTTCAGTAGAAGTTGAAGGTAGTGTTCTTCTTAAGAATGTCAATATGCTTATAAAAGAAGGAGAAACCCATATTGTTTTTGGCCCAAATGGTTCTGGGAAGACTACTCTTGTAAATACTATTATGGGATTGCCTCAATATAATGTTATTGAAGGTGATATAATTTATAAAGGTGATTCCATATTAGATTGGAGTATTACAAGAAGGGCAAGAGCAGGAATAGGCCTTGCTTTCCAACATCCTCCGAGTGTTGATGGTGTAACTCTTGATGTTCTGTTGGGAGCAATTACTAATAATAGAAAAATTTCTCAGGAAATTGCTAAGAAGGTCAAAATGGAAGCTTATTTAGAAAGGGAGGTAAATGTTGGTTTTTCAGGAGGAGAGAGAAAAAGAAACGAGCTTTTACAACTTTTAGCACAATCTCCCCAGCTTGTTTTATTTGATGAGCCTGATTCAGGTGTTGATATTGATAGTATAAAATTGATGATTGGTATTATGATGAAATTATTAGAAAAAAATAAGCCAATTAGAGAGAGGAAAAATGGAGGAATAATTGTGACCCATTCGGGACAAATCCTTGAAGGGCTACATGCAGATAAGGGTTATGTAATTGTGGATGGGAAAATAGTGTGTTCTGGTCCACCTCTTGATATTTTTGATCAGATAAAAAAATTTGGTTTCGAAAGATGCATAAAGGAGGCAAGAGAAAGATGA
- a CDS encoding homocitrate synthase has translation MPKIYIIDVTNRDGVQTSRICLSKLQKTIINLYLSQMGIFQSEFGFPTTRHETNYLNANLELAKMGVFGDMRLEGWIRAIEDDVALAFKLVPGIEYLNLSISTSDQMISHKFKGKLDHELVIKEMTSAVKLAKELGAKSIGVNAEDASRSNMDYLISFALAAKEAGADRFRYCDTLGYDTPFTIYERVKKIAEKIKIPIELHCHNDLGMVVATSVAGAMAACDAGVDAYINTCINGMGERAGNADLVSVILAIKYGSGMDKYTLDESINLKMAWRICKYASYAFGIPIPINQPGVGANAFAHESGIHADGALKDRRNYELYDFEELGRGEPEIIETGRQITVGEYSGIKGFRNVYEKLEIAFEDDAEATKILELVRFANVHNQKPLVEEELKFIARYPEIAKKIMTMSPLA, from the coding sequence ATGCCTAAAATTTATATAATTGATGTGACAAATCGCGATGGTGTTCAAACTTCCCGTATTTGCCTTTCTAAATTACAGAAAACCATAATAAATCTTTATCTTTCTCAAATGGGAATTTTCCAGTCTGAATTTGGCTTTCCTACGACTCGTCATGAAACAAATTATCTAAACGCAAACTTGGAGTTAGCCAAAATGGGAGTTTTTGGGGATATGCGTTTAGAGGGATGGATTAGGGCTATTGAAGATGATGTGGCGTTGGCATTTAAATTGGTTCCTGGGATTGAATATCTCAATTTGTCTATTTCTACCTCTGATCAGATGATTTCTCATAAATTTAAGGGAAAGTTGGATCATGAGTTAGTTATAAAAGAGATGACTAGTGCGGTAAAATTAGCTAAAGAATTAGGAGCAAAGTCTATTGGAGTAAATGCTGAAGATGCTTCTCGTTCTAATATGGATTATCTTATTTCTTTTGCATTAGCGGCTAAGGAAGCAGGAGCGGATAGATTCCGTTATTGTGATACTCTTGGATATGATACCCCTTTTACAATATATGAAAGGGTTAAAAAAATTGCAGAAAAAATAAAAATTCCTATAGAATTGCATTGCCATAATGATCTTGGAATGGTTGTTGCTACTTCAGTAGCAGGAGCTATGGCGGCTTGTGATGCTGGAGTGGATGCTTATATTAATACCTGTATAAATGGTATGGGAGAGAGGGCGGGGAATGCAGACCTTGTTTCTGTGATCTTAGCAATTAAATATGGAAGTGGAATGGATAAATATACTCTGGATGAGAGTATTAATTTGAAGATGGCTTGGAGAATTTGCAAATATGCTTCTTATGCATTTGGTATTCCAATTCCAATTAATCAACCTGGAGTTGGTGCTAATGCTTTTGCTCATGAATCAGGGATTCATGCAGATGGAGCTCTTAAAGATAGGCGCAATTATGAACTTTACGATTTTGAGGAGCTTGGAAGGGGAGAACCAGAGATCATTGAAACAGGGAGACAGATCACTGTAGGGGAATATTCTGGAATAAAAGGTTTTAGGAATGTATATGAAAAGCTGGAGATAGCTTTCGAGGATGATGCTGAAGCAACTAAGATTCTTGAACTTGTGAGGTTTGCTAATGTTCATAATCAAAAGCCTTTGGTGGAGGAAGAGTTAAAGTTTATTGCTCGTTATCCTGAAATCGCTAAAAAGATTATGACGATGTCACCTTTAGCTTGA
- a CDS encoding SufD family Fe-S cluster assembly protein, with amino-acid sequence MKKIDENLKEEISNLDRVGFDAKGQTERAGSFLITDNKTIQSESKEESLIVMPISFALQVYDWVGDLLFSLVGRDEDEVTKEVASQEEPLGSFVYVKEGAKIKVPFQSCFFMHTQSFKQVLHNIIVLEPHSELNIVTGCATGNMVSLGSHLAVTEMFVKEGASLTYTMIHDWGTEVVVYPRAGVDVGKSATFTSNYIALTRVKRIQSNPIAYLSDGARAKFNTIIYGRAGSFFDMGARGILNGEEAGCEILSRVASENSHLILRAYIEGRGRNTKGHTECNGLLLSEKSLVYTIPELKAANMETELSHEASIGKIAGEKLNYLMARGLNEDSARALLIRGFLEKGIEGLPDSLKKKVDSLIEKATSIEGI; translated from the coding sequence ATGAAGAAGATCGATGAGAATTTAAAAGAGGAGATTTCTAATTTAGATAGAGTTGGATTTGATGCAAAAGGACAAACTGAAAGGGCGGGTTCTTTCTTAATAACTGATAATAAAACAATCCAATCGGAGTCCAAGGAAGAATCTTTAATTGTTATGCCTATATCCTTTGCCCTCCAAGTTTATGATTGGGTAGGGGACTTGCTTTTTTCTCTTGTGGGCAGAGATGAGGATGAAGTTACAAAGGAAGTCGCTTCCCAAGAAGAACCTCTTGGTAGTTTTGTTTATGTTAAAGAGGGGGCTAAAATAAAAGTTCCTTTTCAATCTTGCTTTTTTATGCATACTCAATCTTTTAAACAAGTTTTGCATAATATTATAGTTCTTGAACCTCATTCAGAGCTCAATATAGTAACAGGTTGTGCAACTGGTAATATGGTCTCTTTAGGAAGTCATCTTGCAGTTACAGAAATGTTTGTGAAAGAAGGTGCCAGTCTTACCTACACGATGATCCATGATTGGGGGACTGAGGTTGTTGTTTATCCAAGAGCTGGAGTGGATGTAGGGAAGAGTGCTACCTTTACTTCCAATTACATTGCTTTGACTCGGGTAAAAAGAATTCAAAGTAACCCAATAGCTTATCTTTCGGATGGTGCGAGAGCTAAATTCAATACTATTATCTATGGAAGGGCTGGTTCATTCTTTGATATGGGAGCAAGGGGGATTTTGAATGGAGAAGAAGCAGGTTGTGAGATTTTAAGCAGAGTAGCTTCAGAAAACAGTCATCTTATTTTAAGAGCTTATATTGAAGGAAGAGGTAGAAATACGAAAGGGCATACTGAATGTAATGGTCTTTTGCTAAGTGAAAAAAGTTTGGTTTATACAATTCCAGAATTAAAGGCTGCTAATATGGAGACTGAGTTGTCTCATGAGGCATCAATTGGCAAAATTGCAGGAGAAAAACTAAATTATCTTATGGCAAGAGGTTTAAACGAAGATAGTGCAAGAGCTCTTCTTATAAGAGGTTTTCTTGAGAAAGGAATTGAGGGATTGCCAGATAGTTTGAAGAAAAAAGTAGATTCGTTGATAGAGAAGGCAACCTCTATTGAGGGTATCTAA
- a CDS encoding energy-coupling factor transporter transmembrane component T yields MNFAYYPKNSIIHSLDPRSKLFFAFSTFIFILLLKNIYSYFLLLLFIIFPFSFSKLPIKKLLKNFLPLFGLILITFLFHLFLTPGKILLKLGFLNATLEGLQKGFFYSLRITLLIFSSTFVGLTTSPIDLADSLSPFFSRLKSKTLRDFPMIMIFTLRFVPFMFQEGKRIILAQKARFGNIRINKNLISLIFPIIHSSIRKAETLALALHAKAYQVGEKRITLREFRLSWKDFLFMIYALFPLFILFLEKKFL; encoded by the coding sequence GTGAATTTTGCTTATTATCCTAAAAATTCCATCATTCATTCTCTTGATCCAAGGAGTAAATTATTCTTTGCCTTCTCCACTTTTATCTTTATTTTGCTTTTAAAAAATATCTATAGTTACTTTTTACTTCTTCTATTTATAATTTTTCCTTTTTCTTTCTCAAAACTTCCAATAAAAAAACTCTTAAAGAATTTTCTCCCTCTCTTTGGATTAATTCTCATAACTTTCTTATTCCATCTTTTCTTAACCCCTGGAAAAATCCTTCTTAAGTTAGGCTTTTTAAATGCAACATTAGAAGGCTTACAAAAAGGTTTTTTTTATTCTTTAAGAATAACCCTTCTCATCTTCTCTTCTACATTTGTAGGGCTTACTACTTCTCCGATTGACCTTGCAGATAGCCTTTCTCCGTTTTTTTCTCGCTTAAAGTCTAAAACCTTAAGAGACTTTCCCATGATTATGATTTTTACATTACGCTTTGTCCCTTTTATGTTCCAAGAAGGGAAAAGAATTATCCTTGCTCAAAAAGCAAGATTCGGAAATATTAGAATTAATAAAAATCTCATTTCTTTGATCTTCCCCATTATTCATTCTTCTATTAGAAAAGCAGAAACTTTAGCCCTTGCACTTCACGCAAAGGCTTATCAGGTTGGAGAGAAGAGGATAACTCTTAGAGAATTCCGTTTATCTTGGAAAGATTTCTTATTTATGATTTATGCTCTTTTCCCATTGTTTATTCTGTTCTTAGAAAAAAAATTCCTATAA